A single Triticum dicoccoides isolate Atlit2015 ecotype Zavitan chromosome 2A, WEW_v2.0, whole genome shotgun sequence DNA region contains:
- the LOC119353327 gene encoding uncharacterized protein LOC119353327, with protein MAEEKGTLQAMRGWVVDHKLRAVGTLWLTGIAGSIAYNWSRPGMKTSVKLIHARLHAQALTLAALGCSALVEYYDHQSGSGSKVHDYAKQFLPSDRNAKKDSV; from the exons atggcggaggagaaggggacgCTGCAGGCGATGAGGGGGTGGGTCGTGGACCACAAGCTGCGGGCCGTAG GGACGCTGTGGCTCACGGGGATCGCGGGATCCATCGCCTACAACTGGTCCAGGCCCGGGATGAAGACCAGCGTCAAGCTCATCCACgccag GCTTCACGCTCAGGCCCTCACTCTGGCTGCCTTGGGTTGTTCTGCGCTTGTGGAGTACTATGATCACCAGTCAGGTTCAGGATCAAAGGTTCACGACTATGCAAAGCAGTTCCTTCCATCGGACAGAAACGCCAAAAAGGACTCCGTGTAG